A single window of uncultured Pseudodesulfovibrio sp. DNA harbors:
- a CDS encoding ATP-dependent 6-phosphofructokinase gives MKTNQDETVMPKSTEILTVGPAKIKNPINFGRFAEDDEAVLVNISRRNVDGSNRSKKTPDHVYFEAAGPREKIYYDASKTKCAVVTCGGLCPGLNDVIRAIVMTAHHEYKVTSVFGIQYGLAGFVPEQGYDVIELTPEYVSRIHEFGGTVLGSSRGPQEPEAIVDALERMNVGILFMIGGDGTMRAASKVVKEISHRGLSISVIGLPKTIDNDINYASPSFGFDTSVETAAMAIKGAHVEATGAPWGIGLVKVMGRDAGYIAAQSALSCQEVNFCLIPEDPFDIHGENGFLAALDKRMKKSGDAVIVVAEGAGQELLDQSNQKDASGNVQLSDIASLLKKEIIEYFKDQGIDPTLKYIDPSYIIRSVPANANDRIYCSFLGINAVHAGMTGRTGMVISRWNGRYVHIPIELVTKGKKRINVQSNYWRAVLESTGQPTSLKST, from the coding sequence ATGAAAACAAACCAGGACGAAACTGTGATGCCAAAAAGCACTGAAATTCTGACCGTTGGTCCAGCCAAGATCAAGAATCCAATTAATTTCGGAAGATTCGCCGAAGATGATGAAGCGGTTCTGGTAAACATCTCTCGCAGAAATGTAGATGGTTCCAACCGGAGCAAGAAGACACCGGACCATGTTTACTTCGAAGCCGCTGGACCCCGTGAAAAAATTTATTATGACGCCAGCAAGACCAAATGTGCCGTCGTCACCTGTGGCGGGCTATGCCCCGGCCTGAACGACGTTATCAGGGCTATCGTCATGACCGCGCACCACGAATACAAGGTCACATCCGTCTTCGGCATCCAATATGGTCTGGCCGGTTTCGTCCCGGAACAAGGCTATGACGTAATTGAACTGACCCCGGAATATGTCAGCCGTATCCACGAATTCGGTGGGACCGTGCTTGGCAGCTCCCGAGGGCCTCAGGAACCGGAAGCCATTGTGGACGCACTGGAACGCATGAATGTCGGAATTCTGTTCATGATCGGCGGAGACGGGACCATGCGCGCTGCATCCAAGGTCGTAAAGGAAATCTCTCATCGAGGCCTTTCCATATCAGTAATAGGACTGCCAAAGACCATTGATAACGATATTAATTATGCCTCGCCATCATTCGGCTTCGACACCTCTGTGGAAACTGCGGCCATGGCCATCAAAGGCGCACACGTGGAAGCAACAGGCGCACCTTGGGGGATTGGTCTGGTCAAAGTCATGGGACGGGATGCCGGTTACATTGCAGCACAAAGTGCACTCTCCTGTCAGGAGGTCAATTTCTGTCTCATTCCCGAAGATCCGTTCGACATTCATGGTGAAAACGGATTTCTGGCCGCGTTGGACAAGCGAATGAAAAAAAGTGGTGATGCCGTCATCGTGGTGGCCGAAGGTGCCGGGCAGGAACTCCTCGATCAATCCAACCAAAAAGACGCTTCTGGCAACGTCCAGTTGAGTGACATCGCCTCCTTGCTCAAGAAGGAAATCATTGAATACTTCAAGGATCAAGGAATCGATCCGACCCTAAAATATATCGACCCGAGTTATATCATCCGTTCAGTCCCGGCCAATGCCAATGACCGTATCTACTGCTCATTCCTCGGCATCAACGCTGTTCACGCCGGTATGACCGGACGTACGGGAATGGTCATCTCCCGCTGGAACGGACGATACGTCCACATTCCCATCGAATTGGTGACCAAAGGCAAAAAGCGTATTAACGTGCAGTCAAACTACTGGCGGGCAGTGCTTGAATCCACAGGGCAACCGACAAGCCTGAAGAGCACATAG
- a CDS encoding cupin domain-containing protein, with product MTHPTAQQVIDHLGLIPHPEEGGWFLETHRSDESFTQEILPKRYSGNRCHSTAIYYLLTPDTYSHMHRLVTDEIFHFYAGDPCEMLQLHPNGNGEIITLGNDLLSDQKPQIRVPSSSWQGMRLLPGGTFALMGCTVAPGFEFADYSHGTRHALIEEFPDFEAQITRLTAK from the coding sequence ATGACACACCCTACGGCACAACAAGTCATCGACCACCTCGGACTCATTCCGCACCCGGAAGAAGGTGGTTGGTTTCTCGAAACCCACCGTTCCGATGAATCTTTCACGCAAGAGATTTTGCCCAAACGGTATTCTGGCAATCGCTGCCACTCTACGGCCATCTACTACTTGCTGACCCCGGACACTTATTCTCATATGCACCGCCTCGTGACCGATGAAATATTTCATTTTTATGCAGGAGATCCGTGCGAGATGCTCCAGCTTCATCCAAATGGAAATGGGGAAATCATTACTTTAGGAAACGACCTGCTGTCCGACCAAAAGCCACAGATAAGAGTTCCGAGTTCCTCGTGGCAGGGCATGCGCCTCCTCCCCGGTGGCACCTTCGCCCTCATGGGTTGCACTGTCGCTCCAGGCTTTGAATTCGCAGACTATTCACACGGCACACGACATGCTCTTATCGAAGAATTCCCTGACTTCGAAGCGCAAATCACGCGATTGACAGCCAAATAA
- the cydB gene encoding cytochrome d ubiquinol oxidase subunit II, whose protein sequence is MENLIEIGSLHYYLAMIWFVLWGVLWAVYFILDGFDLGVGTLLPFLAKDEAEKRAMLNSTGPFWDGNEVWLIAAGGVTFAAFPYAYAQMFSGLYTALMLLLFTLIVRGVSFEFRSKVEHDGWKKLWDTAHAVCSFLPALLLGVAFGNIFQGLPLDATGFSQAGLLGLLNPYGLAGGVLFVVIFLMHGALWMTIRTTGELHTRAENLAVKLWPVEVVLTVLFLAFTAVSTKLFTNYLVYPILFVILLLPVAGLVLMRTYLGAKKYWMAWGASCLYIGGTALFGVVGIFPAIIPSNPNPANSLTILNSSSSELTLMIMLGVAVIFVPLVIGYQFWAYKILATPITDEDIHY, encoded by the coding sequence ATGGAAAATCTGATAGAAATCGGTTCGCTGCACTATTACCTGGCGATGATCTGGTTCGTCCTCTGGGGTGTGCTTTGGGCCGTCTATTTCATTCTGGACGGCTTTGACCTTGGTGTAGGGACCTTACTTCCCTTCCTTGCAAAAGATGAAGCTGAAAAACGGGCCATGCTCAATTCCACAGGCCCATTCTGGGACGGCAACGAAGTCTGGTTGATCGCGGCAGGTGGCGTCACTTTCGCCGCCTTCCCATACGCCTATGCCCAAATGTTCAGCGGGCTATACACGGCCCTCATGCTGCTTTTGTTCACGCTCATCGTGCGTGGTGTGTCCTTTGAGTTCCGTTCAAAGGTAGAACATGACGGCTGGAAAAAACTCTGGGACACCGCCCACGCGGTCTGCTCATTCCTTCCCGCCCTGTTGCTCGGCGTGGCTTTTGGTAACATCTTCCAAGGTTTGCCGCTGGATGCAACCGGGTTCTCCCAGGCCGGGCTGCTCGGGCTGCTCAACCCGTACGGTCTTGCCGGCGGCGTGCTGTTCGTGGTCATCTTTTTGATGCACGGCGCACTCTGGATGACCATCCGCACCACCGGCGAGTTGCACACCAGAGCCGAGAATCTGGCCGTCAAACTCTGGCCAGTTGAAGTCGTCCTGACGGTCCTGTTCCTCGCCTTCACTGCCGTGAGTACCAAGTTATTCACTAACTATCTGGTCTACCCGATCCTCTTCGTCATCCTGTTGCTGCCCGTGGCCGGCCTGGTGCTCATGCGCACCTATCTCGGCGCAAAGAAGTACTGGATGGCATGGGGAGCCTCCTGCCTGTACATCGGCGGAACTGCGTTATTCGGCGTGGTCGGCATTTTCCCGGCCATTATCCCGTCCAACCCGAATCCGGCCAACAGTCTGACCATTCTGAATTCCTCATCAAGCGAATTGACACTGATGATCATGCTTGGCGTTGCCGTGATTTTTGTCCCGCTGGTCATCGGTTACCAGTTCTGGGCATATAAAATACTTGCAACGCCTATTACGGATGAAGACATCCATTACTAG
- a CDS encoding class I SAM-dependent RNA methyltransferase has product MDIFSQEAPILVTCPKGIPEYLDRELEQLGYSRRYVMDAGVQTYGSLKDCMNLNLWVRTGHRVLLELKRFRAFDTDELYREIRSLQWEEFIAKDGYFRVDASIRDTTVTDSRFAGLRVKDAVADRFMDMFDVRPDSGPETTGVCLFLHWRENQATIYLDTTGDPLPRRGYRKRPHKAPMQETLAAACVLSSGWPELAKQGGHFIGPMCGAGTLAIEAALMALNGAPGLLRDDFAFKQLLGFDQEFWDDMLGQAEDAENPEIKGRIIATDHDPEAIEAAKDNARLAGVGDFIEFALCDYSETEIPEGPGIVMLNPEYGQRLGDIQQLEAVYKGIGDFFKKHCGGKSGFVFTGNSSLAKRIGLRTKSRKIFWNAKIECRLLEYELYAGTRKQK; this is encoded by the coding sequence ATGGATATTTTTTCTCAAGAGGCCCCCATTCTTGTCACTTGTCCCAAGGGTATTCCCGAGTATCTTGACCGAGAGCTTGAGCAGCTCGGGTATTCTCGCAGGTATGTCATGGATGCAGGCGTTCAGACTTATGGTTCGCTCAAGGATTGTATGAACCTGAACCTTTGGGTTCGGACCGGTCATCGTGTACTCCTTGAGCTCAAGCGATTCCGCGCTTTTGATACTGATGAACTCTATCGTGAAATCCGTTCTCTTCAATGGGAAGAGTTTATAGCTAAAGATGGGTATTTTCGTGTGGATGCGTCCATTCGCGATACAACCGTCACTGACTCCCGATTCGCTGGTTTGCGGGTTAAGGATGCCGTGGCTGACCGTTTCATGGATATGTTTGATGTGCGCCCGGATTCAGGCCCTGAGACAACTGGTGTTTGTCTTTTTCTGCATTGGCGTGAAAATCAGGCGACCATCTATCTCGACACCACAGGCGACCCTTTGCCTCGACGAGGTTACCGCAAACGTCCTCATAAGGCTCCCATGCAGGAAACGCTGGCTGCGGCCTGTGTGCTGTCTTCAGGATGGCCAGAGCTTGCCAAGCAGGGGGGACATTTCATCGGTCCCATGTGTGGCGCAGGCACCCTTGCCATTGAGGCCGCGCTTATGGCCCTGAATGGTGCTCCCGGTTTGTTGCGGGATGATTTCGCTTTTAAGCAGCTTCTTGGATTTGATCAGGAATTTTGGGATGACATGCTTGGTCAGGCCGAAGATGCCGAAAATCCAGAAATTAAAGGTCGAATTATAGCGACCGATCACGATCCCGAAGCGATCGAGGCCGCCAAGGATAATGCCCGGCTCGCAGGAGTCGGTGATTTTATCGAATTCGCCCTCTGTGATTATTCGGAAACAGAGATTCCTGAAGGCCCCGGTATTGTCATGCTTAACCCGGAATACGGGCAGCGGCTTGGTGATATTCAGCAGCTCGAAGCCGTGTACAAAGGTATTGGAGATTTCTTCAAGAAGCATTGCGGCGGCAAGTCCGGTTTTGTCTTTACTGGCAACTCTAGTCTTGCCAAGCGCATCGGTTTGCGTACCAAGAGTCGTAAGATTTTCTGGAACGCCAAAATCGAATGTCGGTTGCTCGAATACGAACTCTACGCCGGAACCCGTAAACAAAAATAA
- a CDS encoding cytochrome ubiquinol oxidase subunit I: MDVLMLSRLQFAAATMFHFIFVPLTLGLSVLIAFMETRYVQTGDEVYRKMAKFWGKIFLVNFALGVVTGITLEFQFGTNWSRYSAYVGDIFGSLLAIEATAAFFLESTFIGVWHFGWEKLSPKAHATVAWLVAGASNLSAIWILIANGFMQDPTGFVLRNGRAELTDFVAVITNKWAWLEFFHMIPAALCLAGFFLMGVSAWHLIRKSEVDFFQKSFNIGVTVALVFSIVVAAEGHIHGNNMSLKQPAKLAAMESHWETQTNAPMYLLVVPGEDGNLVEALPIPGALSFLAYNDFNAEVKGLNDFPKEDRPPVLITFLAFRTMVGIGTLMPAIALLGWVMRNKLDKIPLYLKVLPYCIPLPYIAIWAGWTLAEVGRQPWIVYGLMRTSDAVSPVGAGEVTFSFVLMCVLYSLLGAAGIWLMIKLAKKGPEDNSPIQV, encoded by the coding sequence ATGGATGTGCTGATGCTTTCACGGCTGCAATTTGCTGCGGCCACCATGTTTCACTTCATCTTCGTCCCACTGACCTTGGGACTATCGGTCCTCATCGCGTTCATGGAAACAAGGTATGTCCAGACCGGCGATGAAGTGTATCGAAAAATGGCAAAATTCTGGGGGAAAATTTTCCTGGTCAACTTTGCCCTCGGTGTTGTCACCGGTATCACGCTGGAATTCCAGTTCGGTACCAACTGGTCAAGATACTCAGCCTATGTGGGCGATATCTTCGGCTCACTGCTCGCCATTGAGGCGACAGCCGCATTTTTCCTTGAATCCACCTTTATCGGTGTCTGGCATTTCGGTTGGGAAAAGCTCTCACCCAAGGCTCACGCCACCGTGGCATGGCTGGTGGCCGGTGCTTCCAACCTGTCCGCCATCTGGATTCTCATTGCCAACGGCTTCATGCAAGACCCGACCGGCTTTGTCCTCCGTAACGGTCGCGCCGAGCTGACCGACTTTGTGGCGGTCATCACCAACAAGTGGGCATGGTTAGAATTCTTCCACATGATCCCAGCGGCTTTGTGTCTCGCAGGATTCTTCCTCATGGGCGTCTCCGCATGGCACCTGATCCGAAAGAGTGAAGTCGATTTCTTCCAGAAATCCTTCAATATCGGTGTCACCGTAGCACTGGTCTTCTCCATCGTGGTTGCGGCCGAAGGGCACATCCACGGCAACAACATGTCTCTCAAACAACCCGCCAAGCTGGCTGCCATGGAATCCCATTGGGAAACCCAGACCAATGCACCCATGTACTTACTGGTTGTTCCGGGTGAGGATGGCAATCTGGTGGAAGCCCTGCCGATTCCCGGTGCCTTAAGTTTCCTGGCCTACAACGATTTCAACGCCGAAGTAAAAGGGCTGAACGACTTCCCCAAGGAAGACCGCCCGCCCGTACTTATCACGTTCCTGGCCTTCAGAACCATGGTCGGCATCGGTACGCTGATGCCCGCTATTGCCCTGCTCGGCTGGGTCATGCGCAACAAGCTTGATAAGATTCCATTATACCTCAAGGTACTGCCGTACTGCATTCCGCTTCCCTATATCGCCATCTGGGCCGGCTGGACTCTGGCAGAGGTCGGGCGTCAGCCGTGGATCGTCTACGGACTCATGCGCACCTCTGATGCCGTTTCACCAGTCGGAGCGGGCGAGGTCACATTCTCGTTCGTTCTCATGTGCGTCCTGTATTCCCTGCTTGGTGCAGCCGGTATCTGGCTGATGATTAAGCTTGCCAAGAAGGGTCCCGAAGACAACAGCCCCATCCAGGTCTAG
- a CDS encoding DMT family transporter, with product MRISFFDTMKKSLTYTYVLLITSMMLWGGTWVAGRVLVQYIHPMSAAFLRFTFASATLILMCWKTEGRIPRLARNEIIPVLGLGATGVFAYSYFFFTGLQTTSAGRAALIVACIPVCISVLSALFYKERFGPIRIVGALISLVGVSVVIANGSPLALLSEGVSRGDFLILGCVASWTAYTMGGRSVTKTLSPLTSVAWSCIFGTMLLIPAAFANGLISDIGNVPPVGWVCVVFLGVLATGFAYCWYYEAISIIGASRSGIFINTVPIFAVIMGFFLLDEPIHLSLALGGFMVITGVYLTNRQ from the coding sequence ATGCGTATATCCTTTTTCGACACTATGAAAAAATCACTCACATACACATACGTTCTGCTCATTACCAGCATGATGCTGTGGGGCGGCACTTGGGTGGCTGGCCGGGTTCTGGTTCAGTACATACACCCTATGTCCGCAGCTTTCCTACGCTTTACGTTCGCCTCAGCAACGCTCATCCTGATGTGCTGGAAAACGGAAGGACGCATTCCTCGACTCGCCCGTAACGAAATCATACCGGTCCTCGGCCTCGGTGCGACGGGCGTATTCGCCTATAGCTACTTCTTTTTCACCGGGCTACAGACGACTTCAGCCGGACGTGCCGCGCTCATCGTGGCCTGTATTCCGGTCTGCATCTCCGTACTCTCGGCCTTATTCTACAAGGAAAGATTCGGCCCGATACGCATCGTTGGCGCACTGATTTCTCTCGTCGGGGTATCCGTGGTCATCGCCAACGGCAGTCCTCTCGCCCTTCTCTCCGAAGGAGTGAGCCGGGGAGACTTCCTGATTCTCGGCTGTGTGGCCAGTTGGACCGCCTATACGATGGGTGGACGATCAGTCACAAAAACTCTATCTCCCCTCACTTCAGTGGCATGGTCCTGCATTTTCGGAACGATGCTGCTCATCCCCGCAGCCTTCGCAAACGGCCTGATTTCGGATATCGGCAACGTCCCGCCCGTGGGATGGGTTTGTGTCGTCTTTCTCGGAGTTCTCGCGACAGGATTCGCTTATTGTTGGTACTATGAAGCCATTTCCATCATCGGTGCATCCAGATCAGGTATCTTCATCAACACGGTCCCTATATTCGCCGTAATCATGGGTTTTTTCCTGCTGGATGAACCTATCCATCTTTCTTTAGCCCTCGGTGGCTTCATGGTCATCACAGGCGTATACCTGACGAACAGACAGTAA
- a CDS encoding SlyX family protein: MEKRLERLESLVALQDRTMEKLNDQLFEQQQQITGLEQLVRRLAGKVRELDADMEQSGGLDVPPPHYNG; this comes from the coding sequence ATGGAAAAACGTTTGGAACGACTGGAAAGCCTTGTGGCTCTTCAGGACAGGACCATGGAAAAACTGAACGATCAGTTGTTTGAACAACAACAGCAGATCACAGGTTTGGAACAATTGGTACGTCGGTTGGCGGGTAAAGTCCGCGAACTGGATGCAGACATGGAACAATCAGGCGGATTGGACGTTCCGCCGCCTCACTATAACGGATAA